TTACCACAGCGAGAAGGACTGAGGCCGATCAGTGGCCACAGCCATTGCGTGCGCGGGCCAGGGCCCATGACATCGTTTGAGAGCCTGTGGCACTCTGGGTCCGCTGGAAGGGCAGTGCAGTTTCAGCTCTTGcgtcagcagctcagcctccacAGCGGGCACCAGGGCATCACAGCTTGCTGCCATGCTGGCCAAGGCAGGACATCCACTCCTGGAGGGGAGGGCTGCCCATGGCTaccagcctctgcagccaggcGCTGGGCCGGAGCTCGGGGCTGTCAGGGTGGGCCTCAGAGTACTTCTGCAGCTGGGCCAGGACGTGAGGCAGCCCCAGGGTGGAGGCGTAGAACATGGGGCCGCCCCTGTGCCTCGGCCACCCGTAGCCATTGGTGTAGATGACGTCCAGGTGCTCCGGGCCCGCTGCGATGCCCTCGGCCAGGATGGCGAAGCCCTCGTTGATGAGGGCCAAGAGGCAGCGCTCCAGGATCTCCTCCGGGCCGATGGCGCGGGGCCGGATGCCGTGGGCATCCCTGTAGTGGCACAGGAAGCTGTGCAGCCAAGGGTCTGGCCTGGCCACCCTGCCCCCGGCCCGCTCGTACAGGtaccagcccctgccagccttcTGGCCAAAGCGGCCCTGCTCGCACAGCAggtctggcagggggctgtAGCGGCGGCCCTGCCGCTGCCGCGGGGGAGTCCCTGCGGGAAGCGAGGCCCCGGTCAGGCCCTGGCCCTTCCGAGACCTCCAGCccacatccagccctgccaggtcaGACATGCGGAAGGGCCCTATCTTAAACCCGAAATCTTCCAGCACCTGGTCCAccgcttctgctctgctgccctcctccaggAGGAAAACTGCCTGCTGCAGATAGGGGAACATCATCCTGTTCCCCACGAACCCGAAGCagttccccaccaccaccccgaCTTTGTGCAGCGTCTTGGCCAGCTGCACGGCCGTGGCGATGGCGCTGGGGGCCGTGTGCCAGCCGTAGATGATTTCTACCAGCCTCATGACGTGGGCAGGGGAGAAGAAGTGGGTGCCAAGGACCTGCTGTGGGCGGCTGGTGGCAGAAGCTATCTCATCGATGCTCAGGGCTGAGGTGTTGGTGCACAACAAGGCCCCTGGCTTGCAGACCTTGGACAGCTTGCGGAATATTTCCTTCTTCAGCTGCATGTCCTCGAACACAGCCTCGATGACCACATCCACATCCGCTAGCGCAGCCAAGTCCACAGCGAACCGCAGGCGCCCGGGGCCACGGAaatccagggctggggcacccTGCTCCGTTTTTGCAGCCTCACGCTCCAAAAGGGCCATCACAGCTCTCCTTCCCGCGCTCAGACACTCCccatcctgctccagggccaCCACAGGTATCCTGGCCTTAACCAGAGATGTGACAATGCCTCGGCCCATCGTGCCCAGCCCTAGGGATACAAGTGACACAGAATTAGAGATCCATAgattcacagagccacagaatgggttgagttggtgGGGACCTTGAAAagcatccagctccatccccatgccatgggcagggtcacctcccaccagcccagagcgctaaaggcctcatccagcctccactctcactctcctctctcaatggctcaaagccattgtccctcagcctggcactcccagcccttctccaaagtccctccccagctctcctgcagcccttcagctcctgccaggctgctttgaggtctgcctgcagccttctcctctccaggctgcacagccacaactctcccagcctggccccacggcagagcttctgcagcctctgagcatcttggtggcctcctctggagcctctgcagcagctccaggcccttcttgagctggggtcccagagctggaggcagtgctgcaggtgagggctgagcagagcagaggggcaggatctcctgtgagggctgcagccagcaggcagctgactctgggctgtgcccagtgctggctcctgggcactttggcaccagcTGGCACCCACAGGGCCTTCTCCCCAGGCCCCTCctgagccactcctcacccagcctggatttgtgcttgggattgccctgacccaggtgcaggaccttgctatTGGCTTAAATCAATACTTCTTCCAGGATCAGtgttctccagctccctgctcaagggaagctctgcagtgctgccagctgatcccccaggctgctctcatcCACATGTGGTATGAGCAGTCCCAGCTAGGTTTCAGCCATCCCAGGACAGACAGACATACTGTAGTATTTCACTTTCTAGGCCACGGGAGTAAGCTTACAGAGAAGGGATGAGCTTGCCAAGCTTGTTTCTGACCTAGAAAAGCTGTCTCTCAACTTCCTACATAACTCTGCACTGGAATGATGTTTAAtgaagctggcagagagagtaatgAAAGCCCCGAGGGTTTTGTTCCATTAGAGTTTGCACAACAGGAATCCCCTGGAAGTCTTTTCTAAAATTGGGCTATAACATCCAGGAGGGATTCTGCTGCCTAGCAGAGGAAGAAGCACTTCTGAGGACtcctcttttctattttgtaaAGCTGAGTGACTCTGGGGAAAGAACATATAAGAGCAGAAAGAGGTGGTAGGGAGGCATTGGGCTTACCTGTGCAGACGGCTGGAAAAGAAGGGGCGATGTGGCACGCTCAGCTCACACGGAGCAGAACACAGCTAggaaccaccccagcacctgtCCTGGGTATGCTGCTTCCTGCCCCAACCCATGTCAACTCCCCTCTACTCTCATGCAGGGCCAGTTTTCAGAGCTGGGATCTATGCCCAAGGCACAGCTTTCAGAACAAGATTGAAATCTGCTTCAGGACAGAGAGCAATGTCTGCAGCTTGCTTACAGgatggctcaggttgggagggacctcagagctcagctgctccaactccttgccatgcccagggacatccctcaactggagctggctgctcagggcctcacccagcctggccttcaacaaccccaggcaggaggcagccacagcctccctgggcagcctctgccaggctctcaccaccctcacactcaacaacttcttcctcagcacaactctcccctgctctgcctcagctccaaaccattgcccttggcctggctcagaccccctcagcacaagtccctctgcagccttcctgcaggctcccttcaggcactggcagcagctctgaggtgcccctggagccttctcctctgcaggctgcacccccccagctccctcagcctgtgctcacagcagagctgctccagccctggcagcatctttgtggcctcctctggcctcactccagcagctctgtgtcccactcactctggggacagcagcactggaggcagggttggaggtctgagcagagcagagccaaggggcaaatctctcttgccctgctgcccacactgctctggctgcagcccagcagaggaagcttctGGCATTCTGTTGTGAAATGGAGCTGCTCTTGCACTCTGCGCATTTCAGGCCAAACATGGCTATGACAAATCCATTTGCTGGGCAAGCTGAGTAATTACTTTCAATCATTGATCTGTCACGTGAAGTACTCAGAACATGAACATCCATGCACTATCTACTGATGGACTTTAAGGCCAAGCTTGCAAA
The sequence above is a segment of the Pogoniulus pusillus isolate bPogPus1 chromosome 26, bPogPus1.pri, whole genome shotgun sequence genome. Coding sequences within it:
- the EHHADH gene encoding peroxisomal bifunctional enzyme, giving the protein MAQQASGTVAVIRLCNPPVNALSLTVLQALEDGLRRAEADPSVKAAVICGENGQFSAGADIREFSSPRRQGLALGPVVSLIESSRKPVVAAIEGFALGGGLEVALGCHYRIAHVKARMGLPEVTIGLLPAAEGTQRLPRLIGVPAALEMITTGRHIPAAEALKLGLIDEAVEENTVEAAIDLAKKVIGQPLGPRRLSQKPVPKLPNMEAFLSDALVKLKKQARGCLAPELCFQAVRACTQQPFAAGVRRERELFGVLLGSGQAQALQYLFFAERAMHRWATATGASWQRAAPQPVRTAAVIGLGTMGRGIVTSLVKARIPVVALEQDGECLSAGRRAVMALLEREAAKTEQGAPALDFRGPGRLRFAVDLAALADVDVVIEAVFEDMQLKKEIFRKLSKVCKPGALLCTNTSALSIDEIASATSRPQQVLGTHFFSPAHVMRLVEIIYGWHTAPSAIATAVQLAKTLHKVGVVVGNCFGFVGNRMMFPYLQQAVFLLEEGSRAEAVDQVLEDFGFKIGPFRMSDLAGLDVGWRSRKGQGLTGASLPAGTPPRQRQGRRYSPLPDLLCEQGRFGQKAGRGWYLYERAGGRVARPDPWLHSFLCHYRDAHGIRPRAIGPEEILERCLLALINEGFAILAEGIAAGPEHLDVIYTNGYGWPRHRGGPMFYASTLGLPHVLAQLQKYSEAHPDSPELRPSAWLQRLVAMGSPPLQEWMSCLGQHGSKL